Part of the Pseudomonas sp. M30-35 genome is shown below.
TCAGTCTTGGCATCAGCAATAACTTTAACCATACCGCCGGTATCGTTTGCAGCCATTGCACGACCGCTGGCCGCGAATGGGAACGTGCCCACGTTAACAGCAATACCGTCAGCCTTGAGCTGCTGCTCGGTTTTACCAACCCACGCGATTTCCGGGTGAGTGTAGATAACCGATGGGATCAAGTCATAATTCATTTGCGCTTTATGGCCAGCGATACGCTCGGCAACCATCACGCCCTCTTCCGAGGCCTTGTGCGCGAGCATTGCACCACGAACTACGTCACCAATGGCGTAGACGCCTGGAACGCTGGTTTCGCATTGGTCATTGACGAAGATGAAACCGCGCTCATCCAGATCAACACCGCTGTCAGCTGCCAGCAATTCAGTAGTAACTGGGCGACGACCAACCGCTACGATCAGCTTATCGAAGGTCATCTTCTGCTCGCCATCGGCGTCAGTGAAGCTCACGGTCACTTGCTTCTTCTTAACTTCAGAAGCAGTCAGGCGTGCGCCCAGCAGAATTTTCAGACCTTGCTTGGTCAGGGTTTTCATCGCTTCTTTGGAGATCTGATCATCAGCCGCTGGCAGGAACTTGTCCTGAGCTTCGATAACAGTCACTTGCGAACCCAGACGCGACCATACCGAACCCAACTCCAGACCAATAACGCCAGCGCCGATAACGCCCAGGGTTTTCGGTACAGCTTGGAAATCCAGAGCGCCAGTCGAGTCGACGATTACGTCTTGATCAACCGGTGCTGGTGGAATATCGATCGGCTTGGAGCCCGAAGCGATGATCACATTACCGGCTTCAACAATCTGAGTAGTGCCATCTTGCGCGGTGACTTCAACTTGCTTGCCCGAAAGCAGCTTGCCATGGCCTTCCAGCAGAGTGACGCCATTGGCTTTGAACAGGGTGGCAACGCCGCCAGTCAGGTTCTTAACAATGGTGTCCTTACGGCCAACCATTGCAGGCACGTCCATGGTCACGCCTTTGGCAGTGATACCGTGGATAGCAAAGCCTTCCTGTGCTTCGTGGTATTTCCACGAGCTGTCGAGCAGTGCTTTAGAAGGAATGCAACCTACGTTCAGGCAAGTGCCACCAAGAGCGATCTTGCCCGCTTTATCCTGATACTTCTCGATACAGGCAGTCTTCAAGCCCAGTTGAGCCGCCTTGATTGCAGCTACATAACCGCCAGGGCCGGCACCGATGACTACCACGTCGAATTTCTGAGACATTACTGATTCCTTCTCAAATAAACCGGGCGGCTCCTTGTGAGAGCCGCCGAGGGAGAAACTGGGTTTAGATATCCAGCAGCAGACGCGCAGGATCTTCCAGCAGGTTCTTGATGGTCACCAGGAAGGTCACGGCTTCCTTACCATCGATCAGGCGGTGATCGTAAGACAGCGCCAAGTACATCATAGGACGAATAACAACCTGACCATTGATCGCCATCGGGCGTTGCAGAATGTTGTGCATACCCAAGATAGCAGCTTG
Proteins encoded:
- the lpdA gene encoding dihydrolipoyl dehydrogenase, whose protein sequence is MSQKFDVVVIGAGPGGYVAAIKAAQLGLKTACIEKYQDKAGKIALGGTCLNVGCIPSKALLDSSWKYHEAQEGFAIHGITAKGVTMDVPAMVGRKDTIVKNLTGGVATLFKANGVTLLEGHGKLLSGKQVEVTAQDGTTQIVEAGNVIIASGSKPIDIPPAPVDQDVIVDSTGALDFQAVPKTLGVIGAGVIGLELGSVWSRLGSQVTVIEAQDKFLPAADDQISKEAMKTLTKQGLKILLGARLTASEVKKKQVTVSFTDADGEQKMTFDKLIVAVGRRPVTTELLAADSGVDLDERGFIFVNDQCETSVPGVYAIGDVVRGAMLAHKASEEGVMVAERIAGHKAQMNYDLIPSVIYTHPEIAWVGKTEQQLKADGIAVNVGTFPFAASGRAMAANDTGGMVKVIADAKTDRVLGVHVIGPSAAELVQQGAIGMEFGTSAEDLGMMVFSHPTLSEALHEAALAVNGGAIHVANRKKR